In the genome of Raphanus sativus cultivar WK10039 chromosome 4, ASM80110v3, whole genome shotgun sequence, one region contains:
- the LOC108853737 gene encoding CLAVATA3/ESR (CLE)-related protein 7 has protein sequence MACKALLLLFVLLLVTGTEGRVVRVSNSKDAESEELLKRLGYNVSELKRLGEISARSEINRFSPGGPDPQHHSYSLSSKP, from the coding sequence ATGGCTTGTAAGGCATTACTATTATTGTTTGTGCTCCTATTGGTAACGGGAACAGAAGGGAGGGTAGTTCGGGTTTCGAACAGTAAAGATGCTGAAAGCGAAGAGCTTTTGAAACGGTTGGGATACAACGTTTCTGAACTAAAGCGTCTTGGAGAGATTTCAGCACGAAGTGAAATAAACAGATTTTCTCCGGGAGGGCCAGACCCTCAACATCACTCTTATTCTTTGTCTTCAAAGCCATGA